One genomic window of Sporosarcina ureae includes the following:
- a CDS encoding ATP-binding cassette domain-containing protein, translated as MLHVDINQQLAHFEMNIHFEMCNEIMVLVGPSGSGKTTILNYIAGLTHPDHGLIVSNEHIFFKTDEKPLPARDRQIGYLFQDYALFPHMTVEKNIWFGVKKNERKNCNEMIHQLLQVLGIKHLLQKYPHQISGGEKQRVALARALATQPSVLLLDEPLSALDKETRKQCQTELLRLHDMWKIPFIIVTHDLDEAEHLGDRIMYLERGQIMDEKWKRYVVSTY; from the coding sequence ATGCTACATGTAGACATTAATCAACAACTCGCACATTTTGAGATGAACATTCATTTTGAAATGTGCAACGAAATCATGGTGTTAGTCGGTCCATCCGGCTCAGGTAAAACAACGATTTTAAACTATATTGCCGGGCTTACACACCCGGATCACGGCTTGATTGTTTCGAATGAACACATTTTTTTCAAAACTGATGAAAAGCCGTTGCCCGCTCGCGATCGGCAAATCGGTTATTTATTCCAAGACTATGCGTTGTTTCCACATATGACGGTGGAGAAAAATATTTGGTTCGGCGTGAAAAAGAATGAGCGGAAAAATTGTAATGAAATGATTCACCAGTTGCTACAAGTACTGGGGATTAAGCATTTATTGCAGAAGTATCCCCATCAGATTTCAGGCGGGGAAAAACAACGTGTAGCGTTGGCTCGTGCACTTGCCACACAACCTTCTGTGTTATTACTGGATGAACCGTTGTCAGCTCTCGATAAAGAAACGCGGAAACAGTGTCAAACTGAGCTTTTACGTTTACATGACATGTGGAAAATCCCGTTCATTATTGTGACGCATGATCTCGATGAAGCAGAACATCTTGGCGATCGCATTATGTACCTTGAACGAGGACAAATAATGGATGAGAAATGGAAAAGATATGTAGTGTCAACATATTAA
- the modB gene encoding molybdate ABC transporter permease subunit, with translation MDYSPLVLSLKVAAISTIFVFAVGVFIAYLLAKRDFFGKSLLEALFLLPLVLPPTVVGFGLLILFGKQGWIGSWLLEWFDFQIVFTWIGAVIASIVVSFPLMYQSAAAAFESLDERLSNAARTMGASEWRVFWSVVFPLAWPGLLAGLVLSFARGLGEFGATLMLAGYIPGRTDTIPMAIYFAVESGQMEKATFWVIMISTFGFSLILWVNWWSKRNIRRFTKS, from the coding sequence ATGGATTATTCCCCTTTAGTATTATCTTTGAAAGTAGCTGCTATCTCCACTATCTTTGTGTTTGCAGTAGGTGTGTTCATTGCGTATTTGCTTGCGAAACGTGATTTTTTCGGAAAAAGCCTATTGGAAGCATTATTTTTATTGCCTCTTGTGTTACCACCGACCGTCGTCGGCTTTGGTTTACTCATTTTATTTGGCAAACAGGGCTGGATCGGTAGTTGGCTGCTTGAATGGTTCGATTTTCAAATTGTCTTTACGTGGATTGGTGCTGTGATCGCGTCTATTGTCGTATCATTTCCACTGATGTATCAAAGTGCAGCAGCCGCTTTTGAAAGTCTCGATGAACGATTATCGAATGCAGCGCGTACGATGGGCGCTTCGGAATGGCGTGTATTCTGGTCCGTTGTATTCCCACTCGCTTGGCCAGGGTTACTCGCCGGATTGGTGTTGTCTTTCGCAAGAGGCCTTGGTGAATTCGGTGCTACGTTAATGCTTGCGGGATACATACCAGGCAGAACTGACACGATTCCGATGGCGATTTATTTCGCGGTAGAATCAGGACAAATGGAAAAAGCTACGTTTTGGGTCATCATGATCAGTACATTCGGCTTCAGTTTGATTTTATGGGTGAATTGGTGGAGCAAGCGCAATATTAGACGGTTTACGAAATCTTGA
- the modA gene encoding molybdate ABC transporter substrate-binding protein — protein sequence MKRLSLSAFFVLLAVFLVGCSDKNETGNTEALDQETPKVELIISAAASLTDALEELKRSFEEAHEGISVIYNFGSSGKLATSIENGAPSDVFLSASSKDMNDMQDKELLVNESRKNFAENALVLITHKDSDSAISSFKDLDPAIIDHLAVGEPESVPVGRYTKETFESLDLWKPLQDKLVLGSDVRQVLTHVEMGNVEYGVVYSSDAFISDDVKTLAESEADWHEPIVYPAAVVAESKHQEAAQQFLDYLTGDEGKETLQKFGFK from the coding sequence ATGAAACGATTGTCACTTTCTGCTTTTTTCGTTCTGTTAGCTGTTTTTCTAGTCGGATGTTCAGATAAGAATGAAACTGGAAACACAGAAGCACTAGATCAGGAAACACCGAAAGTGGAACTGATCATTTCTGCGGCTGCAAGTTTGACGGATGCATTGGAAGAGTTAAAACGATCTTTTGAAGAAGCTCATGAAGGGATCTCTGTAATATACAACTTCGGAAGCTCAGGAAAATTGGCAACGTCTATTGAAAATGGCGCCCCTTCTGACGTATTCTTGTCTGCCAGTTCAAAAGATATGAACGACATGCAAGATAAAGAGTTACTTGTCAATGAATCCAGAAAAAATTTCGCGGAAAACGCACTTGTTTTGATTACACATAAAGATTCCGACAGTGCGATTTCTTCATTCAAAGACTTGGATCCAGCAATTATCGATCATTTGGCAGTAGGTGAGCCTGAATCAGTTCCGGTTGGTCGTTATACGAAAGAAACATTTGAAAGCTTAGATCTCTGGAAACCTTTGCAAGACAAGTTAGTTCTAGGGTCAGACGTACGGCAAGTACTGACACACGTAGAAATGGGTAACGTAGAATATGGCGTCGTATATTCCAGTGATGCATTCATTTCAGATGATGTAAAAACATTGGCAGAATCTGAAGCCGACTGGCACGAGCCGATTGTATACCCGGCCGCTGTCGTGGCTGAATCCAAACATCAAGAAGCCGCACAGCAATTTCTTGATTATTTGACTGGTGATGAAGGAAAAGAAACGTTGCAGAAGTTCGGATTTAAGTAA
- a CDS encoding substrate-binding domain-containing protein — translation MTNLEHDISYTTDEIAQLLKVSKLTVYDIIKKGEIRAYRVGRQMRVDAVDLTAYKERLKSGGESAPVPSNSLIQQVTASASATDKQIIISGQDLSLDIIASHIEESGLYQPLRSFSGSLNSLIKMYQGQADIVSTHLFDGETGEYNLPYIKRLLTGHSYMVIHLLGRKAGLYVQKDNPKQLQNWSDLAQPGICLMNREKGSGARVLLDEQLLIAGITGPSINGYDDEELNHMAVATRIASGHADVGVGIEKTARLLDVDFIPLIQEQYDLVLIKTAENEKLRELIVKTLNSTSFKEKLAVMGGYDLTRTGTILYETV, via the coding sequence ATGACAAATCTAGAACATGACATTTCCTATACGACCGATGAAATCGCTCAATTATTGAAAGTATCGAAATTAACGGTGTACGACATCATTAAAAAGGGAGAAATCCGTGCCTATCGCGTGGGACGTCAAATGCGTGTCGATGCTGTGGATTTAACAGCGTATAAAGAACGATTGAAAAGCGGTGGTGAATCTGCTCCAGTGCCTTCGAATTCGCTGATCCAACAAGTCACTGCGTCAGCATCTGCAACGGACAAACAAATCATCATCAGCGGACAGGATTTGAGCCTGGACATTATTGCCAGTCACATAGAAGAATCCGGACTTTATCAGCCATTGCGATCATTCTCTGGTAGTTTAAACAGCTTGATCAAGATGTATCAAGGCCAAGCCGACATCGTCAGTACGCATTTATTTGATGGAGAAACTGGTGAATACAATCTACCGTATATTAAACGGCTGCTTACTGGACACTCTTATATGGTCATCCATTTGCTTGGCAGAAAAGCAGGCTTATATGTGCAAAAGGATAATCCGAAGCAACTACAGAACTGGTCGGATCTCGCGCAACCGGGAATATGCCTTATGAACCGTGAGAAAGGCTCTGGAGCTCGTGTTTTGCTGGATGAGCAACTACTTATCGCAGGAATTACGGGCCCTTCTATTAACGGCTATGACGATGAGGAGCTGAATCACATGGCTGTAGCGACACGAATCGCTTCGGGTCATGCAGATGTAGGCGTCGGAATCGAAAAAACTGCTCGATTACTAGATGTAGACTTTATTCCATTGATACAGGAGCAGTATGATTTAGTACTGATTAAAACGGCTGAAAACGAAAAACTGCGCGAGCTCATAGTCAAGACACTGAACTCAACCTCATTCAAAGAAAAACTAGCTGTGATGGGTGGCTACGACTTAACAAGAACAGGAACTATTTTGTATGAAACCGTATAG
- a CDS encoding AI-2E family transporter: MRQPPKKSSLRDFWSIRSTSPIVGFLGGQSTLFVLLCLLFIGLIILVFTQVSFIFYPIQVFFSTVVLPVVLATILYYLMRPILRFLEERLRIPRVYGILIILLAAAGLLTLVIFLVLPFLRLQTINLFDEFPTYFKQLILDMDNFLRNSIFGSVYQGFNFNVNTFLDSGFASIGKFFTETIGGIASGVTSFVSALTGIILSIVTVPLILFYLLKDGEKLPQMILRMLPPRLRDDASIIFRDADRQISAYIQGQILVAIAIGIMVSIGFLIIKMKYALLLGVLAMFTSIVPYLGPVIAITPAAIIAMVTSPFMLVKLAIVWTIVQVVEGKFISPQIMGKSLHIHPITIIFVLLTAGSLFGVAGVILGIPAYALLKVVATHVFYLFTLRYNRFETQEEMYYETDSIEEYYEDDRE, translated from the coding sequence GTGAGGCAACCACCAAAAAAGTCTTCTTTACGAGACTTCTGGTCTATTCGTTCGACATCACCAATCGTCGGATTTCTCGGTGGTCAATCTACATTGTTTGTATTGCTTTGTTTATTGTTCATTGGATTGATCATCTTGGTCTTCACTCAAGTTTCATTTATTTTCTATCCGATTCAAGTATTTTTCTCAACTGTCGTCTTGCCGGTAGTGCTCGCGACGATTTTATACTACTTAATGCGTCCCATTCTTCGCTTTTTGGAAGAACGTTTGCGCATACCACGCGTCTATGGCATTTTAATCATCTTACTAGCCGCTGCTGGTTTACTGACATTAGTGATTTTCTTAGTGTTACCGTTCCTGCGTTTGCAGACGATCAATTTATTCGATGAATTTCCAACGTATTTCAAACAGTTGATCCTAGACATGGATAATTTTTTACGGAATTCTATTTTCGGTTCTGTCTATCAAGGGTTCAACTTTAACGTCAATACGTTCCTCGATTCGGGCTTTGCGAGCATCGGAAAGTTCTTCACGGAGACGATAGGTGGTATCGCATCAGGCGTGACGTCATTCGTTTCCGCGCTTACTGGAATTATCTTGAGCATCGTCACCGTGCCGCTCATTCTATTTTATCTATTGAAGGATGGCGAGAAGTTACCTCAGATGATTTTGCGCATGTTGCCACCACGTTTGCGTGATGATGCATCGATCATTTTCCGCGATGCGGACAGACAAATTAGCGCGTATATTCAAGGGCAGATTTTGGTGGCGATTGCGATCGGGATCATGGTATCGATCGGCTTCTTAATTATTAAAATGAAATATGCATTATTGCTTGGGGTACTTGCGATGTTCACAAGTATCGTGCCGTATCTTGGGCCAGTGATTGCGATCACGCCTGCCGCTATTATTGCGATGGTCACGTCGCCATTCATGCTTGTGAAGCTTGCGATTGTTTGGACGATTGTGCAAGTGGTTGAAGGGAAATTTATTTCGCCTCAGATCATGGGGAAGTCGCTACATATTCACCCGATCACCATTATCTTCGTTTTACTGACGGCCGGCTCGCTGTTCGGCGTCGCTGGAGTGATTCTCGGGATTCCAGCATATGCATTGCTGAAAGTAGTCGCCACGCATGTGTTTTATTTGTTCACGTTGCGATACAATCGCTTTGAGACGCAAGAAGAAATGTATTATGAGACAGATTCGATTGAAGAGTATTATGAAGACGACAGAGAGTAA
- a CDS encoding LCP family protein: MDEHFDEQQPQRRKKKRKLRVGRVFMTLLLLFTITISAYSYFQYKQGKAMTAGSKIDPGEFQGDLLSPQDPTTENYLLLGVDNDGSGKYRTDTMMVLSWDQTAGTAHLISFMRDIYAQIPGYQSYKLNTAYYLGGVQTAKETISGMFNIPIHHYAVVDFDNFESIMDITFPKGLEMNVQNEMSEKIGVTLKPGVQRLNGKELLGYARFRADDEGDFGRVNRQQEVIQAMKDELFSVSTVLQAPKLAGALDNFIETDLTTKDELTRVLTVIAKRKLDLQTLRIPVEDSYSFTSYSHAGSVIEIDLDKNREAIRSFLTTP; the protein is encoded by the coding sequence ATGGACGAACACTTCGACGAACAACAGCCACAACGTAGAAAAAAGAAGCGTAAATTACGCGTGGGCAGAGTTTTTATGACTCTACTATTGCTTTTCACGATCACCATATCAGCGTATAGTTACTTTCAATATAAACAAGGCAAGGCCATGACGGCTGGGAGTAAGATTGACCCTGGAGAATTTCAGGGCGACTTACTGAGTCCACAAGATCCGACGACGGAAAATTATTTATTGCTCGGCGTCGACAATGACGGTTCCGGAAAATATCGTACCGATACGATGATGGTGCTATCATGGGACCAAACCGCTGGAACTGCGCACTTAATTTCATTCATGCGTGATATTTACGCACAAATTCCAGGGTATCAGTCGTACAAGCTCAATACCGCGTACTATTTAGGGGGAGTGCAAACGGCGAAAGAAACGATTTCAGGGATGTTCAATATTCCGATTCATCATTATGCAGTCGTCGATTTCGATAATTTCGAATCGATTATGGATATTACGTTTCCAAAAGGCCTCGAAATGAATGTACAGAATGAAATGTCCGAGAAAATCGGTGTCACGCTAAAACCAGGCGTACAGCGGTTGAACGGTAAGGAGTTACTCGGTTATGCCCGATTCCGCGCAGATGATGAAGGCGACTTTGGACGAGTCAATCGCCAACAGGAAGTCATTCAAGCGATGAAAGACGAGCTGTTTAGCGTGTCGACTGTTTTGCAAGCACCTAAATTAGCCGGCGCACTCGATAACTTCATTGAAACGGATCTAACGACGAAAGACGAGCTAACAAGAGTGCTAACCGTCATCGCAAAACGGAAACTTGATCTGCAGACATTACGTATTCCAGTGGAGGACAGTTATTCCTTCACTTCATATAGCCATGCAGGATCTGTAATTGAAATTGATTTAGATAAAAACAGAGAAGCGATCCGTTCGTTTTTGACTACACCTTAA